TAAGGAAGATTGTCCTTACCGTTAGAAAGCATAAGATCTATGTCCTAAACTACTTAGACATAAATTTTATTAATTGCTGACGCCAGCTATGAGCTGTTCGAACTCTTTTCCCCGAAGACTTTCTTGTCGATTTTGAGGAGCAGATTTTTTTCGTAGCAGCTTTAGCTACAGATTTTTTGCAAGCAGCTGTATGTTTGTGCTTTTTAGCGCAAGAAACTGCATGAGAAGCTTTTTTTACTGCTGGCTTCTTGGCAGCTACTTTTCTTACAGACTTACGAGCAGTCTTTTTAGTAGCAACTTTTTTTACTGTAGACTTACGAGTAGAAGCTTTTTTAGCAGCAGGCTTTTTAGCAGCTACTTTTCTTACAGACTTACGAACAGTCCTTTTAGTAGCAGCTTTTTTTACTGTAGATTTACGAGTAGAAGCTCTTTTAGCAGCAGGCTTCTTAGCAGCCACTTTTCTTGTAGATTTACGAACAGTTTTCTTTGTAGCAGCTTTTTTTGCTGTGGTTTTTTTAGAAGCAGGCTTCTTGGCAGCTACTTTTCTTACAGCAGCTTTCCTTGCTGTGCTTCTTTTCTTTTGCACTCCTAGCATTTTTCAATTCCCCTAATTAGAAAGGTATTTACTTACACAATCTATCGACAAGAAAAGAAAAAACTTTAAAAAAAAGGTGAAAAAAAATTAGAAAAAATAAAAAAACACAAACCCTCTGCAATTATAGAAACTACTTTTGCAAAGGGTTGCAAAATATTTTCTGACTAAGAAATTAAACTTTCTAGATACGATACCAACAAGCGAACGCCAAACCCAGAAGCGTATTTGGGAGTAAAATCCTCCTCTTTTTCTCTATAAGCCGTTCCCGCGATATCGAAATGGGCCCAATCAATTTTTTCATCAACGAACTTCTGCAAAAACAATGCAGCAGTGATCGCGCCTGCCCTATTGTTTCCAATATTTTTTACGTCTGCTACTTCGGAAGAGATTGCTTGGTTGTAACCGCTAACCAAGGGC
This is a stretch of genomic DNA from Chlamydiifrater phoenicopteri. It encodes these proteins:
- a CDS encoding histone H1-like repetitive region-containing protein, with product MLGVQKKRSTARKAAVRKVAAKKPASKKTTAKKAATKKTVRKSTRKVAAKKPAAKRASTRKSTVKKAATKRTVRKSVRKVAAKKPAAKKASTRKSTVKKVATKKTARKSVRKVAAKKPAVKKASHAVSCAKKHKHTAACKKSVAKAATKKICSSKSTRKSSGKRVRTAHSWRQQLIKFMSK